One Primulina huaijiensis isolate GDHJ02 chromosome 5, ASM1229523v2, whole genome shotgun sequence DNA segment encodes these proteins:
- the LOC140977537 gene encoding dof zinc finger protein DOF5.6-like, translated as MDSSDWLQQGTISEENRGLDSSPITPLSDEEDILACSRPLMERSLIRPQHEQALKCPRCESTHTKFCYYNNYSLSQPRYFCKTCRRYWTKGGTLRNIPVGGGCRKNKKVSSKKPSSDSDLRTSVPMSDLHDNGQKNYSELNYNHNQMNSSTELQLAFPHDQIHFSPLLPNGLFSGNFNVTNTSFWIENPAQIDFMENKYESLLGRDDLMGGVNGNFHSICSSFEVIPSVDHHQHQNGIHNSANGTILESNHHQNLEVDMKPNTSSTNVLSLEWHDNHQQAAACNSDPGIGYLGGIGSWIGLMNAYGSSNPLV; from the exons ATGGATTCCTCAGACTGGTTGCAGCAG GGAACAATTTCCGAAGAGAATCGAGGACTGGATTCTTCACCAATCACGCCACTATCTGATGAAGAAGACATACTCGCGTGTTCCAGGCCTCTAATGGAGAGGAGCCTTATTCGTCCCCAGCACGAGCAAGCCCTAAAATGCCCCCGATGTGAATCTACGCACACCAAATTCTGCTACTACAACAACTACAGCCTCTCGCAGCCAAGATACTTCTGCAAAACGTGCCGCCGTTACTGGACGAAAGGGGGCACCCTACGCAACATTCCTGTTGGCGGCGGCTGCAGGAAAAACAAGAAAGTCTCCTCCAAGAAACCATCTTCAGATTCCGATCTCCGGACATCTGTACCGATGTCCGATCTTCACGACAACGGCCAGAAAAACTACAGTGAATTAAACTATAACCATAACCAGATGAACAGTTCCACCGAGCTTCAGCTTGCTTTTCCTCACGACCAAATTCACTTCTCGCCACTCCTTCCAAATGGGCTTTTTAGCGGTAACTTTAACGTTACAAACACCAGTTTCTGGATCGAAAATCCTGCCCAAATCGACTTTATGGAGAACAAATATGAAAGCCTTTTGGGGAGAGATGATTTGATGGGTGGGGTTAACGGCAACTTTCATAGCATTTGCTCTTCATTTGAAGTAATCCCGTCTGTTGATCATCATCAGCATCAGAATGGGATTCACAATTCGGCTAATGGAACGATTCTTGAAAGCAATCATCATCAAAATCTTGAGGTGGACATGAAACCAAACACATCGTCCACAAATGTTCTCTCACTCGAATGGCATGATAATCATCAGCAGGCCGCAGCATGTAATTCTGATCCAGGGATTGGTTATCTTGGTGGGATTGGATCCTGGATTGGATTGATGAATGCATACGGATCTTCAAATCCATTAGTCTAA